A region from the Lemur catta isolate mLemCat1 chromosome 7, mLemCat1.pri, whole genome shotgun sequence genome encodes:
- the GVQW3 gene encoding protein GVQW3: MSDRYLEQRISIKFCVKLNKSASETHHLLKEAYGDEVMSRARVFDWHKRFKEGREDVRDDARSGRPVTHRTDENIQKVKDLVCSNRQLTVRMMAEELNLDKETVRLILKENLNMRKVSAKVISSILNDEPKPGKLDFRSDLSKETRKNSLCVRKKVTSSETRNQQGEAGGEMPLPVSHPRIHHPASQLLQASSSTSLPTRVAQDWFTPW; encoded by the coding sequence ATGAGTGACCGCTATTTAGAACAAAGGATTAGTATCAAATTTTGCGTGAAATTGAACAAGTCTGCAAGTGAGACCCACCATCTTTTAAAAGAAGCTTATGGGGATGAAGTCATGTCAAGGGCCAGAGTTTTTGACTGGCACAAAAGGTTTAAAGAAGGGCGGGAAGATGTTCGAGATGATGCCCGAAGTGGTCGTCCAGTGACCCACCGGACCGATGAAAACATCCAGAAGGTCAAGGACTTGGTTTGTTCAAACAGGCAGTTAACGGTGAGGATGATGGCTGAAGAATTAAATTTAGATAAAGAAACTGTTAGACTGATTCTGAAAGAAAACTTGAACATGAGGAAAGTTTCTGCAAAAGTTATCTCCAGTATTTTGAACGATGAGCCTAAACCTGGAAAACTTGACTTCAGGTCTGATCTTTCAAAGGAAACTAGGAAAAATAGTTTGTGTGTGAGGAAAAAGGTAACAAGTTCTGAAACACGGAATCAACAGGGCGAAGCTGGTGGGGAAATGCCCCTGCCTGTATCCCATCCCAGAATCCACCACCCTGCCAGCCAGCTTCTGCAGGCCTCATCTTCAACGAGCCTTCCCACCAGGGTAGCTCAGGATTGGTTCACACCGTGGTGA